One part of the Epinephelus fuscoguttatus linkage group LG12, E.fuscoguttatus.final_Chr_v1 genome encodes these proteins:
- the esama gene encoding endothelial cell adhesion molecule a, with the protein MEVYTSTSRKLTLLSFTFLWGLSGIWAQIQMPQSSMDAIKGQMVVLRASYITEPGSDLSTNTILWNFFSNNSQLIISYTKGSMSVGSAQFKGRVGFFTSMPSRDVSLYINNTQESDSGLYFCQVIRPDNPGLTAQLTLDVKVPPAVPKCSVSGKAVLKGNVTLSCTSSSGKPIPLYRWKKTSPTSEVFFSPMLNEKTGTLKLSNLSSNMSGKYVCTASNSAGSESCVINLDIVSSTKVGMIVGAVVGSLLACAFLVLLLICLFYQFKRRRDNEDDMANEIKEDAQAPKRVSWAKSGMGSDIISKNGTLSSIASSPHHKEPSHHHNNNHHHLQQYPQRPPSDTASIITATGSMAGYRPSRHHGASTPTHYSYNNDTTLPRGQTISSEASTNGSSLPRPERYTQLPQAQVLPQTYSQPQLQLQAAPSPPPLPTSTVTASNITRMGGVPIMVPAQNQAGSLV; encoded by the exons GGATATGGGCCCAGATCCAGATGCCCCAATCCAGTATGGATGCGATCAAGGGTCAGATGGTGGTGCTGAGGGCCTCGTACATCACAGAGCCAGGCAGTGACCTGAGCACCAACACCATCCTCTGGAATTTTTTCTCTAACAACAGCCAGCTG ATCATCTCCTACACCAAAGGCTCCATGAGTGTAGGCAGCGCCCAGTTTAAGGGCCGTGTTGGTTTCTTCACTAGCATGCCCTCACGGGACGTGTCGTTGTACATCAACAACACCCAGGAGTCTGACTCAGGACTCTACTTTTGCCAGGTCATCAGGCCTGATAATCCTGGCCTCACTGCTCAGCTCACCCTGGACGTGAAGG TCCCTCCTGCTGTTCCTAAGTGCTCTGTGTCAGGGAAGGCAGTGCTGAAGGGAAATGTGACTCTGAGCTGCACATCCAGCTCTGGGAAGCCCATTCCTCTGTACAGGTGGAAGAAAACCAGCCCCACCTCGGAGGTCTTCTTCTCACCTATGCTCA ATGAGAAGACTGGCACTCTGAAGCTGAGCAACCTGAGCAGCAACATGTCAGGGAAGTACGTGTGCACAGCCAGCAACTCAGCTGGGTCAGAGAGCTGCGTCATCAACCTGGATATCGTCTCCT CCACTAAAGTGGGGATGATTGTTGGAGCCGTTGTGGGCTCATTGCTCGCCTGCGCCTtccttgtcctcctcctcatctgccTCTTTTACCAGTTTAAGAGGCGGAGAGACAATGAGGACGACATGGCCAACGAAATCAA GGAGGACGCTCAGGCTCCCAAGCGTGTGTCCTGGGCTAAAAGCGGCATGGGTTCAGACATCATCTCCAAGAACGGCACCCTGTCCTCCATCGCTTCTAGCCCACACCATAAAGAGCCCTCgcaccaccacaacaacaaccaccaccacctgcAGCAGTACCCCCAGCGCCCCCCTTCGGACACTGCCTCCATAATTACCGCCACTGGCAGCATGGCCGGCTACCGCCCGTCCCGCCACCACGGAGCCTCCACTCCCACCCACTACAGCTACAACAACGATACCACCCTGCCACGAGGACAGACCATCTCCTCTGAGGCCAGCACCAACGGGAGTTCCCTGCCCAGACCAGAGCGTTACACCCAGCTGCCCCAGGCTCAGGTGCTGCCGCAGACCTACAGCCAGCCTCAGCTGCAGCTCCAGGCTGCTCCCTCCCCGCCACCGCTGCCCACCTCCACAGTCACAGCCTCCAACATCACCCGCATGGGAGGTGTGCCCATAATGGTGCCTGCACAGAACCAGGCCGGGTCTCTGGTCTAA